The following coding sequences lie in one Candidatus Kinetoplastibacterium sorsogonicusi genomic window:
- the pyrC gene encoding dihydroorotase, whose translation MQKITITKPDDWHVHLRDDFILEGVVKDSLKNFSRILVMPNLVNPIKNTQDAINYKTRIINAIKKLKIHNYFEPLMSIYLTDNTSEKDIELAFRSGVIFGVKLYPFRSTTNSFDGVTDLFGKCSLVLYKMEELGIPLLIHGEVFNKTVDIFDRELIFIENIAIPLKEKFPKLKIVLEHISTKDAVEYVKSAKDPIAATITPQHLFYNRNIIFNHGLNPHFYCLPILKREKHRLALIEAATINNTKFFIGTDSAPHSKENKENESGCAGCYSACYAVEMYATIFDRVGCIDKLEQFISFNGPNFYGLPYNSTKINLIKQSHIIPKKLNRNIEIVPLGAGELLDWKLVE comes from the coding sequence ATGCAAAAAATTACTATTACAAAACCAGATGATTGGCATGTACATTTACGTGATGATTTTATTTTAGAGGGTGTTGTAAAAGACTCTTTAAAAAATTTCTCACGTATTTTAGTTATGCCAAATTTAGTTAATCCTATTAAAAATACGCAGGATGCTATTAATTATAAAACACGTATTATTAATGCTATAAAAAAATTAAAAATTCATAATTATTTTGAACCTTTAATGTCAATATATTTAACGGATAATACTTCTGAAAAAGATATTGAATTAGCTTTCCGTTCTGGAGTTATTTTTGGTGTAAAATTATATCCATTTCGTTCAACTACTAATTCATTTGATGGTGTTACTGATCTATTTGGTAAATGTTCATTAGTTTTATATAAAATGGAAGAATTAGGTATACCTTTACTAATTCATGGAGAAGTATTTAATAAAACCGTAGATATATTTGATAGAGAGTTAATTTTTATAGAAAATATTGCTATTCCATTGAAAGAAAAATTTCCAAAATTAAAAATAGTATTAGAACATATTTCAACAAAAGATGCTGTAGAATATGTAAAATCTGCAAAAGATCCAATAGCTGCAACTATTACACCTCAACATTTATTTTATAATAGAAATATTATTTTCAATCATGGATTAAATCCACATTTTTATTGTTTACCAATTTTAAAAAGAGAAAAACATAGATTAGCATTAATAGAAGCAGCTACTATTAATAATACAAAATTTTTTATTGGTACAGATAGCGCTCCACATAGCAAAGAGAACAAGGAAAATGAATCAGGTTGTGCTGGCTGTTACTCTGCTTGTTATGCAGTAGAAATGTATGCAACTATTTTTGATAGAGTAGGTTGTATAGATAAATTAGAGCAATTTATTAGTTTTAATGGTCCAAATTTTTATGGATTACCGTATAATTCTACAAAAATTAATTTAATAAAACAATCTCATATAATTCCAAAAAAATTGAATAGAAATATTGAAATTGTACCTCTTGGTGCTGGGGAATTATTAGATTGGAAATTAGTGGAATAA